A DNA window from Theobroma cacao cultivar B97-61/B2 chromosome 5, Criollo_cocoa_genome_V2, whole genome shotgun sequence contains the following coding sequences:
- the LOC18597476 gene encoding radixin, with amino-acid sequence MGESSRMIDVEKLISYSDDLVEVLKDKRDVNNLTQCLQHLNDLHSHCDSDSKEVHRLLQEYEEKIEACKKKTEQAKSEVADGAEMESLQKELKQELEKERELMEELRAIGNEISELDRQRVSIEERKQKLRKFEQDKLKEQRKLSMYASITNIIPDLEDKSRISGHIVDRDRKLVEKFEFDPSKMTASDVCDRIWKMINSQ; translated from the exons ATGGGGGAATCCTCGAGAATGATCGATGTGGAGAAGCTGATATCTTACAGCGACGATCTGGTGGAGGTGTTAAAGGACAAAAGGGACGTTAACAACTTAACCCAGTGTCTCCAGCACTTGAACGATCTCCACTCGCATTGCGACTCTGATTCCAAAGAGGTTCACCGATTGCTTCAAG AGTATGAAGAAAAGATCGAAGCTTGCAAGAAGAAAACGGAGCAGGCGAAGTCTGAGGTTGCCGATGGAGCTGAAATGGAGTCTCTACAGAAGGAATTGAAACAGGAACTTGAGAAAGAACGTGAACTTATGGAGGAGCTGAG GGCTATTGGTAATGAGATAAGTGAGCTCGATCGCCAGAGGGTTTCTATAGAAGAGCGGAAGCAAAAGCTGAGGAAATTTGAGCAAGACAAGCTCAAAGAACA GAGGAAGCTTTCAATGTATGCTTCTATCACTAATATCATTCCGGACTTGGAAGATAAATCCAGAATCTCAGGCC ATATAGTGGATAGAGATAGGAAGCTAGTAGAGAAGTTTGAATTTGACCCATCAAAGATGACTGCTTCTGATGTTTGTGATCGCATATGGAAGATGATAAATTCCCAATAG
- the LOC18597472 gene encoding gamma-interferon-inducible lysosomal thiol reductase, which translates to MASPRFFFAFFLSTSMLFLLSISPCHAQNVTLSLYYETLCPYCADFIVNHLVKLFDKGLNSIVNLRLVPWGNAVMQRDGNFVCQHGPDECVLNAIDACTITIYPEVERHFRFILCVERLALENKVNEWVNCFDMTGLGRVPVDCYKSGYGNMLEKHYAAETAQLNPPHKFVPWVLVNGQPLEEDFKNFVSYVCKAYQGKLVPEACHQSLPLMNNSLKKANPSNPVCYAKKKLDNFE; encoded by the exons ATGGCGTCTCCTCGTTTCTTCTTCGCTTTCTTCCTCTCCACTTCGATGCTCTTCTTGTTGTCAATATCTCCATGTCATGCTCAAAACGTCACTCTTTCTCTTTACTACGAAACTCTCTGCCCTTACTGTGCAGACTTCATAGTCAACCATCTGGTAAAGCTCTTTGACAAGGGACTCAATTCCATCGTCAACCTCAGGCTGGTTCCATGGGGCAACGCTGTTATGCAACGTGACGGCAACTTCGTTTGCCAG CATGGGCCAGATGAATGCGTCCTGAATGCTATTGATGCCTGCACCATCACAATATATCCTGAAGTG GAGCGGCATTTCAGATTCATTCTCTGCGTTGAGCGTCTGGCCTTGGAGAACAAGGTGAACGAGTGGGTTAACTGTTTTGATATGACTGGGTTGGGCAGGGTCCCCGTTGATTGCTATAAAAGTGGATACGGAAACATG CTGGAAAAACATTATGCTGCTGAAACTGCTCAGCTTAATCCACCACATAAATTTGTTCCATGGGTGCTTGTTAACGGTCAACCTCTAGAGGAG GACTTCAAGAATTTTGTTAGCTACGTCTGCAAGGCGTACCAGGGCAAGCTAGTCCCTGAGGCTTGCCACCAATCACTTCCGCTGATGAACAATTCTTTGAAAAAGGCAAATCCTAGTAATCCAGTTTGTTATGCTAAGAAGAAACTAGACAACTTTGAGTAG
- the LOC18597475 gene encoding uncharacterized protein LOC18597475 yields the protein MANVRLFCIIVASLPFMFVSASHSSLDYDNVKTLSPAINNEKVNLSLYYETLCPYCASFISDNLVKVFQNDLDTIVNLRLVPWGNAFIVGNRNQCQHGEEECYLNTIHSCVIYLWPDVQKTHFEFIDCTEKQNLKRGPVTTKEELWEPCCEKLILSEDRIKECYNSGYGNKLQRQYANETASLNPPHDYVPWVVVNNQPIRDDFVNFVKYVCQAYKGDHVPVACKAQSSNVSSAKMANKIHPGCCTTEIFRNSAPPAAAKTGPGIMASSQLLPFLLLSLLIILICPSHSSPENNVTESQSHSKPERVNLSLYYESLCPYCRSFIVNQLVKVFNSDLLNIINLRLVPWGNAKVVKPDKTINCQHGEDECYLNTIHACAINIWPDLRKHFNFIYCTENQGVHIKDGQHSDGADAVWKACSARLGMDQKLIKKCYDSGYGRKLLLQYATETNNLHPKHLYVPWVTVNNQPLFDKYENFVTYVCNAYKDKALPNACKSHSPKETEEESSIYPVCYPDSASFIPAKEIPNSAVTSLVQGKKIEAPA from the exons ATGGCTAATGTTCGACTATTCTGCATTATTGTGGCTTCTCTACCGTTCATGTTTGTTTCTGCATCTCATTCCTCTTTAGATTATGATAATGTCAAGACTTTATCTCCTGCAATAAATAATGAGAAGGTTAATCTGTCTTTGTACTATGAGACATTATGCCCATATTGTGCATCCTTCATCTCAGATAACCTTGTGAAGGTCTTCCAGAATGATCTCGATACCATTGTCAATCTCAGGTTGGTCCCTTGGGGCAATGCCTTCATTGTTGGCAATAGAAACCAGTGCCAG CACGGGGAAGAAGAATGCTACTTAAATACTATACATAGCTGTGTCATCTACCTCTGGCCTGACGtg CAGAAAACGCATTTCGAGTTCATTGACTGCACAGAGAAACAAAACTTAAAGCGGGGGCCAGTTACGACCAAAGAAGAACTGTGGGAACCTTGCTGTGAAAAACTGATACTGAGTGAGGACAGAATCAAGGAATGCTATAATAGTGGATATGGAAATAAG CTTCAGCGGCAATATGCTAATGAGACTGCAAGTCTCAATCCTCCTCATGATTATGTGCCATGGGTGGTGGTGAATAATCAGCCAATCCGTGAT gactttgtaaattttgtgAAATATGTCTGTCAAGCTTATAAAGGTGATCATGTACCAGTGGCTTGCAAAGCGCAATCATCCAATGTCAGCTCAGCTAAGATGGCAAATAAAATCCATCCCGGCTGCTGTACAactgaaatttttagaaactCAGCACCACCAGCAGCAGCAAAAACAGGCCCAGGAA TAATGGCTTCTTCTCAGTTACTCCCCTTTCTTCTACTTTCTCTGCTCATCATCCTCATCTGTCCATCTCATTCTTCTCCAGAAAACAATGTCACCGAGTCTCAATCTCATTCCAAACCAGAGAGAGTTAACCTGTCTCTGTACTATGAGTCTCTATGTCCATATTGCCGGAGTTTCATTGTAAATCAACTCGTCAAGGTCTTCAACAGTGATCTTCTCAACATTATCAATCTCAGGCTGGTGCCCTGGGGCAATGCTAAAGTTGTAAAACCTGACAAGACCATCAATTGCCAG cATGGTGAAGATGAATGCTACCTGAACACCATACATGCCTGCGCCATAAACATCTGGCCTGATCTG AGGAAGCATTTCAACTTCATCTACTGTACTGAAAATCAAGGAGTTCACATCAAGGATGGTCAGCACTCTGACGGTGCAGATGCAGTGTGGAAAGCCTGCTCCGCAAGATTGGGTATGGATCAGAAACTCATTAAGAAGTGCTATGACAGTGGGTATGGAAGAAAG CTTTTACTGCAGTACGCTACTGAAACCAATAATCTCCATCCAAAACATTTATATGTTCCCTGGGTGACAGTGAATAATCAACCTCTTTTTGAT AAATACGAAAATTTTGTAACCTATGTCTGCAATGCTTACAAAGACAAAGCTCTGCCAAATGCCTGCAAGTCACATTCTCCAAAAGAAACTGAAGAAGAAAGTTCAATCTATCCTGTCTGCTACCCGGACTCAGCATCATTCATTCCAGCAAAGGAAATCCCAAATTCAGCAGTGACTTCATTGGTGCagggaaagaaaatagaagcACCAGCGTAA
- the LOC18597470 gene encoding uncharacterized protein LOC18597470: MEDVVAEAESLLHPINLSGDEVIEERQNPEAAKQEGGDRAGGFINHLISNLVTGGHADEEKQDEQADKETIPEDKGGGILDHMISNLVTPSSPQAGNITQGKVEAFDVRSENESGFRSEEEVGGGGRGGGGLINNIVSNLFHHSEGEVRESPDENKKEEMVKVGEETKAEKTEGGGGGGGGIIENIVSHLPTSLPDDAAPTSDEATILIHIAQD, from the exons ATGGAAGATGTAGTGGCTGAAGCTGAAAGCTTGTTGCATCCGATAAATCTCAGCGGAGATGAAGTTATTGAAGAAAGACAAAATCCTGAAGCAGCTAAACAAGAGGGGGGAGACAGAGCTGGTGGATTCATTAACCATCTCATCTCTAACTTGGTTACTGGAGGACATGCAgatgaagaaaaacaagatGAACAAGCTGACAAGGAGACAATCCCTGAAGATAAGGGAGGTGGGATTTTGGATCATATGATTTCAAACTTGGTCACTCCTTCAAGCCCCCAAGCAGGTAACATCACGCAAGGAAAAGTTGAAGCTTTTGATGTTAGAAGTGAAAATGAATCAGGTTTCAGATCAGAGGAAGAAGTGGGTGGTGGTggaagaggaggaggagggCTTATCAACAACATCGTGTCCAACCTCTTTCACCACTCTGAAGGTGAAGTAAGAGAGAGTcctgatgaaaacaaaaaggaagaaatggTGAAGGTTGGTGAAGAAACCAAAGCAGAGAAAACAGagggtggtggtggtggtggaggGGGTATCATTGAGAACATCGTCTCCCATTTGCCCACATCTCTTCCAG ATGATGCAGCTCCCACCAGTGATGAGGCCACCATTCTGATTCACATTGCTCAAGATTAA
- the LOC18597471 gene encoding protein TIC 56, chloroplastic, translated as MASINFNPFESWFRKPQNPIQPVNLPSLADSFLPKTSSNSPNFASINASSLFKKKPKKPDEDSDKPGPYKQMLDQFFWECENLPDYRHTPEVENILNEDPLFEKKENPTEEEVKENEKWWQDFRSSPVVQFLARAEEIADEINRMELKENDEPYRSEDKKLWQALPHVIGLDGRPMPRKAIKTRKESDDKFWDFAKQFFFGLWGFRQRPYPPGRPIDVAQAIGYKRLEKRYYDYIMRSGGWYYKDRLGRTRGPCELITLKTAWGAGIIDKHTFIWGEDMDEWAPIHMVYGLEPAIATWEVRLGAAATAFLHKLQKGIPPWVPLKGHEKKTYKQLQEEAIESKRRDLAVLKANDGIWPGVRIPSHTLFLWASGSEMTTLLESDHMPNKYISKDLRRKLAKAIPGLRPWEVLSVEQAMDEITYGGEWYREPLGSYTTGPPYIRHWNKDVKRIFRIFYNLSSQVYNKLERTIPGFNAIMEKVQADAAARDDRRKAKREAQKKAEEAAIYGSTENDP; from the exons ATGGCTTCAATCAACTTTAATCCCTTCGAAAGTTGGTTCAGGAAACCTCAAAATCCGATACAACCCGTCAATCTTCCCTCACTTGCCGACTCATTCCTCCCCAAGACATCCTCAAACTCTCCAAATTTCGCTTCCATAAACGCCTCCAGCCTCTTCAAGAAAAAACCCAAGAAGCCCGACGAGGATTCTGATAAGCCTGGGCCGTACAAGCAGATGCTGGACCAGTTCTTCTGGGAATGCGAGAACCTCCCTGATTACAGGCACACTCCGgaagtggaaaatattttgaacGAGGATCCTCTTTTTGAGAAGAAAGAGAATCCAACGGAAGAGGAAGttaaagagaatgaaaaatgGTGGCAAGACTTCAGGAGTAGTCCCGTGGTTCAGTTTCTGGCTAGAGCTGAGGAAATTGCTGATGAAATCAATAGAATGGAGCTTAAAGAAAATGACGAGCCGTATAGAAGTGAAGATAAGAAGCTGTGGCAAGCGCTGCCGCATGTGATTGGGTTGGATGGGAGGCCTATGCCTAGAAAAGCTATCAAGACCAGGAAAGAGAGTGATGATAAATTTTGGGATTTTGCAAAGCAGTTCTTTTTTGGGCTCTGGGGGTTCCGCCAGAGGCCTTACCCGCCGGGTCGACCTATTGATGTTGCTCAGGCTATTGGTTATAAGCGGCTCGAGAAGCGTTACTATGACT ATATCATGAGGAGTGGAGGCTGGTACTATAAAGATCGCTTGGGTCGTACCCGAGGTCCTTGTGAGCTAATAACCCTCAAAACAGCTTGGGGTGCTGGTATAATTGATAAGCACACTTTTATTTGGGGAGAGGACATGGATGAATGGGCACCAATTCATATGGTTTATGGCTTGGAACCTGCAATAGCCACTTGGGAAG TTAGACTTGGTGCGGCAGCAACAGCTTTCCTTCATAAACTGCAGAAAGGTATACCTCCTTGGGTTCCCCTTAAAGGACATGAGAAGAAAACTTATAAGCAGCTTCAAGAAGAAGCTATAGAGAGCAAAAGACGTGATTTGGCCGTTCTAAAAGCTAATGATGGCATATGGCCTGGAGTTAGAATTCCTAGCCATACCCTATTTCTTTGGGCTAGTGGCTCTGAAATGACAACTCTTTTGGAATCTGATCATATGCCTAACAAATACATTTCAAAAGATCTTCG GCGCAAATTGGCCAAAGCTATTCCTGGGTTAAGGCCGTGGGAAGTTTTAAGTGTGGAGCAAGCAATGGATGAGATTACATATGGTGGAGAGTGGTATCGTGAACCTCTTGGTTCCTACACTACAGGTCCCCCATACATCAGACATTGGAATAAGGATGTCAAG AGAATATTTCGAATTTTTTACAACCTTAGCAGCCAAGTCTACAACAAACTGGAGAGGACAATTCCTGGTTTCAATGCAATAATGGAGAAAGTCCAGGCTGATGCTGCTGCAAGGGATGATAGACGAAAGGCGAAAAGGGAAGCACAAAAGAAAGCTGAGGAGGCAGCCATATATGGTTCAACCGAGAATGATCCATAG
- the LOC18597473 gene encoding gamma-interferon-inducible lysosomal thiol reductase, giving the protein MLSKMAFCKLAFPVLVMACLLFPFTFPSHVSVRNDAGVKVSTSNSSQKVNVSIYYEALCVRCAKFIVNKLEDVFENGLISIINLRLVPWGASYISKSNNTIICKHGQDECQLNTIQACAIYVWPDVNKHYGLIYCIEFLAIEGRQKEWESCFKSLGLPQKHILDCYNSGKGRTLELAYANETAHLSPPHSFTPWVVVNNQSIGNDYENFAAYICKAYKGNASTESCKSLPSNINSTSIAKKLTSSTPTKKMLSL; this is encoded by the exons ATGCTCTCAAAAATGGCTTTCTGTAAGTTAGCCTTCCCAGTTCTAGTTATGGCTTGTCTTTTGTTTCCATTCACGTTTCCATCTCATGTTTCTGTTAGAAATGACGCCGGTGTCAAGGTTTCAACCTCTAACAGTTCTCAAAAAGTTAATGTCTCTATCTACTACGAAGCTCTCTGTGTTCGTTGTGCGAAGTTCATCGTCAACAAGCTCGAGGATGTGTTCGAAAATGGTCTTATCTCCATCATCAATCTCAGGCTTGTTCCTTGGGGTGCTTCCTACATCAGTAAATCTAACAACACCATCATTTGTAAG CATGGACAAGATGAATGCCAGTTAAATACTATTCAAGCCTGTGCTATTTATGTCTGGCCTGACGTT AACAAGCATTATGGCCTGATCTACTGCATTGAGTTTCTAGCAATTGAGGGAAGGCAAAAAGAATGGGAAAGTTGTTTCAAGTCATTGGGTTTACCTCAGAAACACATTTTGGACTGCTATAATAGTGGAAAGGGAAGAACG CTTGAGTTAGCATATGCCAATGAAACTGCTCATCTTAGTCCACCTCATTCATTTACTCCATGGGTGGTGGTGAATAATCAGTCAATTGGAAAT GACTATGAAAATTTTGCAGCTTATATCTGCAAAGCATACAAAGGCAATGCTTCAACTGAGAGCTGCAAGTCGcttccatcaaatataaactctACCAGTATTGCAAAGAAATTGACATCTTCAACACCAACAAAGAAAATGCTCAGCCTCTGA
- the LOC18597469 gene encoding 40S ribosomal protein S4 → MARGLKKHLKRLNAPKHWMLDKLGGAFAPKPSSGPHKSRECLPLILILRNRLKYALTYREVIAILMQRHVMVDGKVRTDKTYPAGFMDVVSIPKTNEDFRLLYDTKGRFRLHAITGDETKFKLCKVRSVQFGQKGIPYLNTYDGRTIRYPDPLIKANDTIKLDLESNKIVDFIKFDVGNVVMVTGGRNRGRVGVIKNREKHKGSFETIHIQDAAGHEFATRLGNVFTIGKGTKPWVSLPKGKGIKLSIIEEARKRLAAQNAV, encoded by the exons ATG GCTAGAGGGTTGAAGAAACATTTGAAGAGGCTCAATGCCCCTAAGCATTGGATGCTTGACAAGCTTGGTGGTGCTTTT GCTCCCAAGCCATCATCTGGCCCCCACAAGTCCAGAGAATGCTTGCCTCTGATCCTCATTCTGCGAAACAGATTGAAGTATGCTCTCACATATAGAGAAGTCATTGCTATTCTTATGCAGAGGCATGTTATGGTAGATGGAAAGGTTAGGACAGATAAGACCTATCCTGCTGGTTTCATGG ATGTTGTTTCCATTCCTAAAACAAATGAGGACTTCCGTCTACTTTATGACACCAAAGGGCGTTTCCGTCTCCATGCTATCACTGGTGACGAAACCAAG TTTAAGCTTTGCAAGGTTCGATCCGTCCAGTTTGGCCAGAAAGGAATTCCATACCTCAATACATATGATGGACGTACTATCCGCTACCCGGACCCTCTGATCAAGGCTAATGACACCATCAAGCTGGACCTTGAAAGCAACAAAATTGTTGACTTTATTAAGTTTGATGTTGGGAATGTTGTCATGGTCACTGGAGGAAGGAACAGAGGTCGTGTTGGAGTAATTAAGAACAGGGAGAAGCACAAGGGTAGCTTTGAGACAATCCATATTCAAGATGCTGCTGGACACGAGTTTGCCACTCGTCTTGGTAATGTCTTCACAATTGGAAAAGGAACAAAGCCATGGGTTTCACTTCCTAAGGGCAAGGGTATCAAGTTATCCATCATTGAGGAAGCTAGGAAGAGGCTTGCAGCCCAAAATGCTGTTTAA